In Anaerobacillus isosaccharinicus, one genomic interval encodes:
- a CDS encoding DDE-type integrase/transposase/recombinase, whose translation MLPQIITYLLTFINYQEQVIRTLLTLLIGKSMFDKPTEAPVNKPYRKLQVDDLPIIEVPQKLDFRLLLSEHLETKGKPLKPVQRRSKSTPVPLSMKCPTCGAPADYLYANNGAKGQYQCKVCSCLFSEKNRYLKEAILKCPHCSKTLEKVKERKDFHVYKCKNDACSYYQQKRNAMTQKEKNRFKEDPQAFKLRYIYRQFHIDFQPLAKHSPKRPRVDLSRIYVSPHTLGLILTYHVNYGLSARKTAALMKDVHGVSISHQSILNYENSVALWLKPYIDHYPYELSDQFCGDETYIRVNGRWHYLFFFFDAVKKVILSYPVSPNRDTATAIKAIDEVLLKLRKIPENLTFVVDGNPIYLLAQHFFAQHQIPFEVIQVIGLTNEDEVSKEYRPLKQIIERLNRTFKGNYRSTHGFGSEHGSVSFVTLFVAYFNFLRPHSALEGKVPVTLPELDKLPNMPARWTTLIGLAQDWISKQTA comes from the coding sequence TTGTTACCTCAAATTATAACCTATTTACTTACTTTTATAAACTACCAAGAACAAGTCATTCGAACATTGCTTACCCTACTAATCGGGAAAAGCATGTTTGATAAACCGACTGAAGCTCCAGTTAATAAACCTTATCGCAAGCTTCAAGTTGATGATCTACCGATCATTGAAGTTCCCCAAAAACTAGATTTTAGACTTTTATTATCTGAACACCTGGAGACTAAGGGGAAGCCTCTCAAACCAGTACAAAGACGATCGAAGTCAACACCCGTTCCTTTATCAATGAAATGTCCTACGTGTGGTGCTCCAGCAGATTACTTGTATGCGAACAATGGAGCGAAAGGACAATATCAATGTAAGGTGTGTTCGTGCCTTTTCAGTGAGAAAAACCGTTATCTCAAGGAAGCAATCCTGAAATGCCCTCACTGTTCAAAAACACTCGAAAAAGTGAAGGAAAGAAAAGACTTCCATGTGTACAAGTGTAAAAACGACGCTTGTTCTTATTACCAACAGAAACGTAATGCGATGACTCAAAAAGAGAAAAATCGGTTCAAAGAAGATCCTCAAGCCTTTAAACTTCGCTATATTTACCGCCAGTTTCACATTGATTTTCAACCATTAGCGAAGCATTCACCAAAGAGACCGAGAGTTGATCTATCAAGAATTTATGTGTCTCCACATACGCTTGGACTGATTTTGACTTATCACGTCAATTATGGACTTTCAGCCCGTAAAACAGCAGCGTTGATGAAAGATGTACATGGTGTATCAATTTCTCATCAAAGCATTTTAAATTACGAAAATAGTGTGGCATTGTGGTTGAAACCTTATATTGATCACTATCCTTACGAGCTTTCAGATCAATTCTGTGGTGACGAAACATACATCCGCGTAAATGGCCGTTGGCATTACCTGTTTTTCTTTTTTGATGCCGTGAAGAAAGTCATTCTCTCTTATCCTGTGTCACCCAATCGAGATACAGCTACGGCTATTAAAGCGATAGACGAAGTGTTGTTAAAGCTTAGGAAAATCCCAGAAAACCTAACTTTCGTTGTCGATGGCAATCCCATTTACTTATTAGCACAACACTTTTTTGCCCAGCATCAAATCCCGTTTGAGGTGATTCAGGTAATTGGCTTAACCAACGAAGACGAGGTATCAAAGGAATATCGACCTCTCAAACAAATTATCGAGCGGCTAAATCGTACCTTTAAAGGAAACTATCGATCCACTCATGGTTTCGGGTCAGAACATGGTTCTGTTTCTTTTGTGACCTTGTTCGTTGCTTACTTTAACTTTCTAAGACCACATTCAGCTTTAGAAGGGAAAGTACCAGTAACGCTTCCTGAGCTAGATAAGCTTCCAAACATGCCTGCTAGATGGACAACTCTTATTGGTCTTGCCCAGGATTGGATAAGTAAGCAAACTGCCTAA
- a CDS encoding ABC-2 transporter permease produces the protein MVTLIKRDLLSTKNVWLFVLLALGVVWAFLYYIILWNSAEISELLMIPAFLNIYFGYGLVAHVCRVENLNRVNERVLQLPIHFHVLIMSRYLTSFLLVGILLLLNLTMLVPLYLLGGSIFNLSEISSYIYLLAHLMIFIILIYLPFYFAKNSHVATWATRTSIVLWLMYIFLFPEVYARRVYDQFLPDVFYDHLVGVLLLATLIILPISFASSIWSYRLKRQLKGILLPLISLCLCIVILFAGIAKIAESETLTGIAEILMDTKVEKIAVDAFPAYQYKEGETPEEYRLFISLEFTNENLLNQRRMVTQDATISIAVTGDAHTYLGLNSFGTPLEFILSRGHYLGLNEDGRERYGYEIEAPNFLSLEEKMSYLEQFNDQDFTVVIESNWLKDTGTYTLKWAER, from the coding sequence ATGGTTACCCTCATTAAACGAGACTTACTATCTACTAAAAATGTATGGCTATTCGTTTTACTAGCACTAGGCGTCGTGTGGGCTTTTTTGTATTACATAATTCTTTGGAATTCTGCAGAAATTTCTGAACTATTAATGATCCCTGCATTTCTAAATATTTACTTTGGCTATGGCTTAGTTGCCCATGTCTGTCGCGTTGAGAACTTAAATCGGGTAAATGAAAGGGTTCTTCAGCTTCCAATTCATTTTCATGTTCTCATCATGTCACGTTATCTTACTAGTTTTTTGTTAGTGGGAATTCTATTATTACTAAATTTAACAATGCTTGTCCCGCTATACTTATTAGGGGGATCGATCTTTAATTTGTCCGAAATATCATCGTATATCTACTTACTAGCCCATCTTATGATTTTTATCATTTTAATTTATTTACCATTTTATTTCGCAAAAAATAGTCATGTGGCAACCTGGGCGACTCGAACTTCCATTGTCCTATGGCTAATGTACATTTTTTTATTTCCAGAAGTATACGCCCGGCGGGTCTATGATCAATTTTTACCCGATGTGTTTTACGACCATTTAGTAGGGGTTTTGCTTTTAGCCACCCTTATAATACTACCGATTTCCTTTGCTAGCTCGATATGGAGCTACCGCTTAAAACGACAATTAAAAGGAATTCTATTGCCACTAATTAGTCTTTGTCTCTGCATTGTTATCTTATTTGCAGGGATTGCCAAAATAGCGGAAAGCGAGACGCTCACTGGTATTGCTGAAATTCTAATGGACACAAAGGTAGAAAAAATTGCCGTCGATGCCTTTCCTGCCTACCAATATAAAGAAGGAGAAACACCAGAGGAATATAGACTATTTATCTCTTTAGAATTTACAAATGAGAACCTTTTAAATCAACGTCGAATGGTAACTCAGGACGCTACCATTTCAATAGCTGTTACTGGAGATGCACATACGTATTTAGGACTAAATTCGTTTGGAACACCACTTGAATTCATTTTGTCTAGAGGTCATTATTTAGGACTGAACGAAGACGGTCGAGAGCGATATGGTTATGAAATAGAGGCTCCAAACTTTTTGTCTCTAGAAGAAAAAATGTCCTATCTTGAACAGTTTAATGATCAAGATTTTACTGTTGTTATCGAAAGTAATTGGTTAAAAGATACTGGGACGTACACGTTAAAATGGGCTGAACGCTAG
- a CDS encoding DUF817 domain-containing protein — MRALKQLVRFGWEQALSCLFPVVIFSSLALTQVVSLPFLPRYDWLLIICLLMQWWMVRSGLETRDELMVITLFHFIGLSLELFKVHMGSWSYPEEGYFKIFGVPLYSGFMYASVASYLCQAWRRLKVELVKWPPFLVVVALASAIYLNFFTHHFLIDVRWWLSGLVIIVFWQSWVTYEVGGIRYRMPIALSFVLIGFFIWIAENIATFFGAWEYPNQTDTWSLVHLGKLSSWLLLVIVSFLIVATLKQVKGKSSTGVETSQIH, encoded by the coding sequence TTGAGAGCACTAAAACAACTCGTCCGTTTTGGTTGGGAGCAGGCCCTATCATGTTTGTTTCCTGTAGTTATTTTTTCATCTTTGGCTTTAACACAAGTCGTTTCGCTTCCATTTTTACCAAGGTATGACTGGCTGTTAATCATCTGCCTTTTGATGCAGTGGTGGATGGTGCGTTCAGGGCTTGAAACACGGGATGAACTAATGGTTATCACATTGTTTCACTTTATTGGACTTTCTCTCGAATTATTTAAAGTGCATATGGGCTCCTGGTCTTATCCAGAGGAAGGATATTTCAAAATTTTTGGAGTGCCTTTGTATAGTGGATTCATGTATGCAAGTGTAGCAAGTTACCTTTGCCAAGCGTGGAGGAGGCTTAAAGTTGAACTGGTTAAGTGGCCACCGTTTCTAGTAGTTGTAGCTCTGGCTTCTGCGATTTATTTGAATTTTTTCACCCACCATTTCTTGATTGACGTTCGTTGGTGGTTATCTGGACTTGTCATTATCGTTTTTTGGCAATCATGGGTAACTTACGAGGTTGGTGGAATTCGTTACCGTATGCCTATTGCTCTTTCATTTGTGCTTATTGGATTTTTTATCTGGATAGCCGAAAATATTGCAACGTTCTTTGGAGCTTGGGAATATCCAAACCAAACCGACACATGGAGTCTTGTTCATCTAGGAAAGTTGAGTTCATGGCTCTTATTAGTGATCGTAAGCTTTCTAATAGTAGCTACGCTAAAACAGGTTAAGGGGAAAAGTTCCACTGGGGTTGAAACGAGTCAAATCCATTAA
- a CDS encoding DMT family transporter, whose amino-acid sequence MKAVITKMQNLPYLLLIFATFFWGTNFVFSRIIVEEIPPFQLSVMRWVTASFVFLPFVFKELKQNIGVMKENWRALLLLGVTGIAGFNTLLYIGIQYTNSISASLVNSISPLLIVLLAVFFLKEKLLPIQYIGVIVSFIGVAIVVTGGSLETLLTLTFNKGDLIVFAAVISWSIYSILMKKFGVNLPKRSTFIITMYIGILVLIPFALFERTYQPVSLTSLSIEMIFGVIYLGIFPSIISFICWNEGVMQVGPGKTSNYLHLIVLFTTILAILVGGETLTLTQISGGFFILTGVLVASNPQFMMRLLPQRGSKGN is encoded by the coding sequence GTGAAAGCAGTTATAACAAAGATGCAAAATCTACCCTATTTGTTGTTAATATTTGCGACTTTTTTCTGGGGAACCAATTTTGTTTTTAGTAGAATCATTGTTGAAGAGATTCCTCCTTTTCAACTTTCAGTTATGAGATGGGTAACGGCTAGTTTTGTTTTTTTACCGTTTGTTTTTAAGGAACTAAAACAAAATATTGGAGTCATGAAAGAGAATTGGAGAGCGTTATTACTTTTAGGAGTAACTGGGATAGCAGGGTTTAACACACTATTATACATCGGTATTCAGTATACAAATTCAATTAGTGCGTCTTTAGTAAACTCAATCTCACCATTATTAATCGTCTTACTTGCTGTTTTCTTTTTAAAAGAAAAACTGTTACCAATTCAATACATAGGTGTCATTGTTTCATTTATAGGTGTGGCCATTGTTGTAACAGGAGGGAGTCTAGAAACCTTATTGACGCTAACCTTCAACAAAGGTGATTTAATAGTTTTTGCAGCGGTGATCTCTTGGTCGATCTATTCGATTCTAATGAAAAAATTTGGAGTTAATTTACCTAAAAGATCTACATTTATTATCACGATGTACATCGGAATTTTAGTTCTGATCCCGTTTGCGTTGTTTGAAAGAACATACCAACCTGTGTCATTAACTTCTTTATCAATCGAGATGATCTTTGGGGTCATTTATTTAGGAATTTTTCCAAGTATTATCTCTTTCATCTGTTGGAATGAAGGGGTTATGCAAGTAGGACCAGGAAAGACATCTAATTACTTACATCTAATTGTTCTATTTACAACCATCCTAGCAATTCTCGTTGGTGGTGAAACGTTAACTTTGACTCAAATAAGCGGTGGTTTCTTTATTTTGACTGGCGTACTTGTAGCCTCGAATCCACAATTTATGATGCGGTTGTTACCTCAAAGGGGATCAAAAGGAAACTAA
- a CDS encoding carbon starvation protein A, translating to MNLLLLLAIAGAVFMIAYFTYGKYIETKLRVDPNKETPANTLYDGIDYVPAKKPVLLGHHFATIAGGGPIVGPITAVVFGWLPAVLWIVIGSIFVGGVHDYTSLQASIRHRAQSIGTIIKEYIGKRGQVLFLTFSIATLILIVGVFIILVANTFVAYPSAATASVVFLGIAIVFGIFVNQFKINLFAASVLGIIAMLLAVWVGLAFPLSLSASVWSLILLAYAYVASVLPVWVLLQPRDYLNAFLLYGMIIGGAVGILLANPTLIYPAFTGFHNPTLGFLFPILFITIACGAISGFHSLVSSGTTAKQLDNEKNGKFIAYGSMLLEGFLAIIAIGSVAYLTQAEAATRLTELGGPIGAFSAGVGYFMSHWGISEAVATSFVALTASAFLLTTLDSATRLGRYAVQELAEQRMPGLAKSNHLSTVIVLLGAGGLALSGTWSSVWPLFGSANQMLGALALLAITAWLMKIGVKAYFTAIPMVFMFIVTISALMLLMYNNFIAQKYFLAVSAFVLFVLCIFLIIEAWRALLGPKDKDGAIKAS from the coding sequence TTGAACTTATTATTGTTATTAGCCATTGCTGGTGCGGTTTTTATGATTGCTTATTTTACTTATGGAAAGTATATCGAGACTAAATTACGTGTGGATCCTAACAAAGAAACTCCTGCCAATACGCTGTATGACGGAATCGATTATGTTCCAGCTAAAAAACCAGTTCTATTAGGTCACCATTTTGCTACCATAGCCGGTGGGGGTCCAATTGTTGGTCCAATCACCGCAGTCGTATTTGGTTGGCTCCCTGCGGTTTTGTGGATCGTGATTGGTAGTATTTTTGTTGGTGGAGTTCATGATTATACGTCGTTACAAGCATCAATACGACATAGGGCACAATCTATAGGTACGATTATTAAGGAGTATATTGGTAAACGAGGCCAGGTTCTCTTCCTGACGTTTTCAATTGCGACTTTAATTTTAATTGTTGGTGTGTTCATTATTTTAGTAGCAAATACGTTTGTAGCATATCCTTCTGCAGCGACAGCATCGGTAGTTTTCTTAGGAATTGCTATTGTTTTCGGTATTTTCGTAAACCAATTTAAGATCAATTTATTTGCTGCTAGTGTACTTGGGATCATCGCCATGCTTTTAGCTGTTTGGGTTGGCCTTGCATTCCCATTATCGTTAAGCGCATCGGTTTGGTCGTTAATTTTATTAGCGTACGCTTACGTCGCTTCTGTTTTACCAGTTTGGGTATTATTACAACCTCGCGATTACTTAAATGCTTTTCTTTTATATGGAATGATTATTGGTGGAGCAGTTGGGATCCTTTTAGCAAACCCGACACTTATTTATCCGGCATTTACAGGTTTCCATAACCCAACTTTAGGATTCTTATTCCCAATTTTATTTATTACGATTGCCTGTGGTGCGATTTCAGGTTTCCACTCTCTTGTATCCTCGGGAACAACTGCAAAGCAATTAGATAATGAAAAAAATGGAAAATTCATAGCTTACGGTTCAATGTTACTTGAAGGTTTCTTAGCAATCATTGCGATTGGTTCTGTTGCTTATTTGACGCAAGCAGAAGCTGCTACGCGCCTAACGGAATTAGGTGGACCAATTGGTGCGTTCTCAGCTGGTGTAGGTTACTTTATGTCACATTGGGGCATTAGTGAAGCAGTGGCAACATCGTTCGTTGCCTTAACTGCGTCAGCGTTTCTATTAACAACGCTAGATTCGGCAACACGTCTTGGTAGATATGCTGTCCAAGAATTAGCAGAACAAAGAATGCCAGGCCTAGCAAAAAGCAACCATTTATCAACGGTAATTGTATTATTAGGAGCAGGTGGGTTGGCGTTATCTGGAACTTGGAGCTCTGTCTGGCCTTTATTCGGGTCAGCGAATCAAATGCTAGGGGCATTAGCGTTATTAGCCATCACGGCTTGGTTAATGAAGATTGGTGTTAAAGCGTATTTTACTGCTATCCCAATGGTATTTATGTTTATTGTGACAATTTCAGCGTTAATGTTACTAATGTACAACAACTTCATTGCCCAAAAATACTTCCTAGCAGTTTCAGCGTTCGTACTATTTGTTCTTTGTATCTTCTTAATAATTGAAGCATGGCGTGCTTTGCTTGGACCAAAAGATAAAGACGGAGCCATTAAAGCTTCTTAA
- a CDS encoding CC/Se motif family (seleno)protein produces the protein MVLKLNIDNETLSWIEKKGAHLTVKTLKAGGCCGGGPIELATEIGKPDERQFFEEIAFDRITIYVQKGINAKDDQLTIKLSGFGIFKYITAIGISRF, from the coding sequence ATGGTATTAAAACTCAATATAGATAACGAAACTCTGAGTTGGATTGAGAAAAAGGGAGCTCATTTAACTGTAAAAACTTTGAAGGCTGGTGGCTGTTGTGGAGGTGGACCGATCGAATTAGCAACGGAAATTGGTAAGCCAGATGAACGACAATTCTTTGAAGAAATAGCTTTTGATAGGATTACGATTTATGTTCAAAAAGGTATAAACGCAAAGGATGATCAACTTACGATTAAGCTGTCTGGGTTTGGAATTTTTAAATATATTACGGCAATAGGTATCTCTCGTTTTTAA
- a CDS encoding ribonuclease J produces the protein MGTQEKILSIFALGGLHEVGKNMYAIEYRDEIIVIDCGNKFPDESLLGIDLIIPDISYLVENKEKVKALIITHGHEDHIGGIQFFLKKINVPVYATRFTLGLIELKLTEHKLISETELIEINSNSNVTIGDIDVEFFKVNHSIPDCLGIVFKTPEGNVVHTGDFKFDLTPVNQEYSDIHKMAEIGKKGVLLLLSESTNAERPGYTPSEHMVGEHVEEAFKKAKRKIFLSTFASNISRVQQVVNACKVTNRKLALLGRSMVNVVDVAMQRGYLDVPDGMLIGQDQINEMEPEKVAILCTGSQGEPMAALARLSNASFRGVEILPEDTVILAAGPIPGNEKNVSRIIDNLFTLGARVIYGSGSSSGMHVSGHGYQEDLKLMLTLMRPQYFIPIHGEYRMLHHHRLLAESVGVEEGNTFIMKNGDVVDIENKTARQTRNIPAGNTYIDGVGIGDVGEMVLRDRKQLSEDGMLVTVLTISKTERKLVSGPDTLSRGFVLGRDSEDLLKNVNRIITKTTNELLDANKDSWNVMKRNIKKSVGQYVFSHTRKKPMVLPIIIEV, from the coding sequence TTGGGCACTCAAGAGAAGATATTATCCATTTTTGCTTTAGGAGGTCTACATGAAGTCGGTAAAAATATGTACGCCATTGAGTATCGAGATGAAATTATTGTCATCGACTGTGGTAACAAATTTCCCGATGAAAGTTTATTGGGAATTGATTTAATCATCCCTGACATTTCTTATTTAGTTGAAAATAAAGAGAAGGTTAAAGCACTAATCATCACTCATGGACATGAGGATCATATTGGTGGGATTCAATTTTTCCTTAAAAAAATCAATGTACCGGTATACGCTACTCGCTTTACTCTCGGCTTAATTGAATTAAAATTAACAGAACACAAACTGATAAGTGAAACAGAACTCATTGAAATTAACTCTAATTCAAATGTAACAATTGGTGATATTGATGTTGAGTTTTTTAAAGTTAATCATAGTATCCCTGATTGCTTAGGGATTGTTTTTAAGACACCAGAAGGAAACGTTGTACATACTGGCGATTTTAAGTTTGATTTAACTCCGGTTAATCAGGAATACTCAGATATTCATAAAATGGCTGAAATCGGAAAAAAAGGTGTCTTGCTTTTATTGTCTGAAAGTACAAATGCTGAGCGACCTGGCTATACGCCATCTGAACATATGGTAGGTGAACACGTTGAAGAAGCTTTCAAGAAGGCTAAGCGGAAAATCTTTCTTTCGACGTTCGCTTCCAATATAAGTCGCGTTCAACAAGTTGTAAATGCTTGTAAAGTGACTAATCGTAAGCTTGCATTACTTGGGAGAAGTATGGTCAATGTTGTAGACGTTGCCATGCAACGAGGATATTTAGATGTTCCGGATGGAATGTTAATCGGTCAAGATCAAATCAATGAGATGGAACCTGAAAAGGTAGCAATTCTTTGTACAGGAAGCCAAGGTGAACCAATGGCAGCGCTTGCCCGTTTATCGAACGCAAGCTTTCGAGGGGTTGAAATCCTACCTGAGGATACAGTGATTTTGGCTGCTGGCCCTATTCCGGGCAATGAAAAAAATGTCTCTCGTATTATTGATAATCTATTTACTTTAGGAGCAAGGGTTATATACGGATCGGGAAGTTCATCAGGCATGCATGTGTCTGGTCACGGCTATCAGGAAGATCTGAAGTTAATGCTGACCCTAATGAGACCACAGTACTTCATTCCGATCCACGGCGAGTACCGAATGCTCCACCATCACCGCTTGTTAGCTGAATCAGTTGGAGTTGAAGAGGGGAACACATTTATCATGAAAAATGGTGATGTCGTTGATATTGAGAATAAAACTGCTCGTCAAACCAGAAATATACCTGCAGGGAATACTTATATCGATGGTGTTGGTATTGGTGATGTTGGAGAAATGGTATTACGAGACCGCAAACAGCTTTCTGAAGATGGAATGCTCGTCACTGTTTTAACAATTAGTAAAACAGAAAGAAAACTCGTTTCTGGGCCAGACACACTTTCGCGGGGATTTGTTCTTGGTCGGGATTCCGAAGATTTATTGAAAAATGTAAATCGCATAATTACAAAAACAACGAATGAATTACTTGATGCCAACAAAGACTCATGGAATGTGATGAAGAGAAATATTAAGAAATCCGTGGGACAATATGTGTTTTCACATACAAGAAAGAAGCCGATGGTTTTACCTATTATTATTGAAGTGTAA
- a CDS encoding HEAT repeat domain-containing protein, with amino-acid sequence MSNSEMNTEVKDKIEELKKSVNRTSNWRERLDAVEELGQLESKEAIALLKHSLAGDSVYKVQEAAYRNLKSLGEDVAMPKQKVGELVKGTNKILLRIKKSLPENHSYEDFKEKLKKMRLDLYDTYEGNKGTEFDQWLEENWSSLPSKK; translated from the coding sequence TTGAGTAATAGTGAAATGAATACAGAAGTAAAAGACAAGATTGAGGAATTAAAAAAATCCGTTAATAGAACATCTAATTGGAGAGAACGATTAGATGCTGTTGAAGAGTTAGGTCAGTTAGAAAGCAAAGAGGCGATCGCCTTATTAAAGCATAGCTTAGCAGGCGACTCTGTTTATAAAGTACAAGAAGCTGCTTACCGTAACCTTAAATCATTAGGTGAAGATGTTGCAATGCCTAAACAAAAGGTTGGAGAGCTAGTAAAGGGAACGAACAAAATTCTCCTTAGAATTAAGAAGAGTTTACCTGAGAACCATTCATATGAAGACTTTAAAGAAAAATTGAAAAAGATGAGACTTGATTTATACGATACGTACGAAGGAAATAAAGGTACCGAGTTTGATCAGTGGCTTGAAGAAAATTGGTCTTCTTTACCGAGTAAGAAGTAG
- the htpX gene encoding protease HtpX translates to MGKRFFLFLLTNILVMTTIVIVWSLITKYTGISGSFENGGPGLGIEYGSLMVFSLLVGFSGAFISLAMSRWMAKKMMKVKVLDPDGQLTAYERAVVEKVHRFSRAAGLTHMPEVGIYQSAEVNAFATGPSKKRSLVAVSSGLLNVMDDAAVEGVIAHEVAHVANGDMVTMTLLQGVVNTFVVFFSRIAAILASRLVRSEMQGIVRFAAIIIFQILFSILGSLVVSAYSRHREFHADRGGADLAGRDKMAHALRSLRSYVDRAKLNDNTDDSAIQTMKINGKGGMMRLFSTHPDLDERIARLEQR, encoded by the coding sequence ATGGGTAAACGTTTTTTTCTATTTTTATTAACAAATATTCTAGTGATGACGACGATTGTGATCGTCTGGTCGCTAATTACAAAGTATACGGGCATCAGTGGTTCGTTTGAGAATGGCGGGCCAGGGTTAGGAATTGAGTATGGTTCGTTAATGGTATTCAGCTTACTCGTTGGTTTTTCGGGAGCGTTCATCTCGCTAGCTATGTCACGTTGGATGGCTAAGAAAATGATGAAGGTCAAGGTGTTGGACCCTGATGGTCAATTGACGGCATATGAACGTGCTGTTGTAGAGAAGGTTCACCGCTTTTCACGTGCAGCTGGGTTAACTCATATGCCAGAGGTTGGGATTTATCAATCTGCTGAAGTTAATGCATTTGCTACAGGGCCTTCGAAAAAAAGGTCACTTGTCGCTGTATCTTCAGGTTTGTTGAATGTTATGGATGATGCTGCTGTTGAAGGTGTTATTGCCCATGAGGTTGCCCATGTAGCAAACGGTGATATGGTTACAATGACATTGTTACAAGGTGTTGTGAATACGTTTGTCGTGTTTTTCTCGAGAATCGCAGCAATTCTTGCTTCACGTCTCGTTCGATCTGAAATGCAAGGTATCGTAAGGTTTGCAGCTATTATCATTTTTCAAATCTTATTCTCAATCCTCGGAAGCTTAGTCGTAAGTGCTTACTCGCGTCATCGTGAATTCCATGCAGATCGTGGTGGTGCAGACTTAGCAGGTCGTGATAAGATGGCACATGCACTACGTTCTCTAAGATCGTATGTGGACAGAGCGAAACTTAACGACAACACGGACGATTCAGCGATCCAAACAATGAAGATTAATGGCAAAGGCGGGATGATGCGATTATTCTCAACTCACCCGGATTTAGATGAAAGAATTGCTCGATTAGAACAGCGTTAA
- a CDS encoding threonine aldolase family protein produces MSKKLSLIEAYNQTKYQLVGHSKRDLAVLKEALEAFESDLESDNYGTGKIIDEFQEKMAEFLGKEAAVFFPSGTMAQQIALRIWCDKKGLKRVAYHPLSHLEIREEDGLKELHQIESILLADKDSVIQLADVVNIDKEISCLLLELPQREIGGQLPDYETLEAISNYCREKNIKIHLDGARLYEILPYYRKSAPEISRLFDSVYVSMYKGIGGIAGAILAGDHDFIKDSIVWKRRQGGDLISLYPYIISADYYFNKRAHKMSQYYDEAVELARYFNQCEGIETKPLVPVSNMFHVHVQVSEEKLETILVELYEETGVGLTTRITEAEGNKCFFEMSIGDRYSLVPTNEVENVIKVLDRRLKEVGPEA; encoded by the coding sequence ATGTCGAAAAAACTTAGTTTAATAGAAGCATACAATCAGACAAAGTATCAATTAGTTGGTCATAGTAAAAGAGACCTTGCTGTACTAAAAGAGGCGTTAGAAGCTTTTGAAAGTGATCTAGAAAGTGATAATTACGGAACGGGTAAAATCATTGATGAATTTCAAGAGAAGATGGCTGAATTTTTAGGGAAAGAGGCAGCTGTTTTTTTTCCTAGTGGAACGATGGCCCAGCAAATCGCCTTAAGAATTTGGTGTGATAAAAAAGGACTGAAAAGAGTGGCATATCATCCTTTGAGCCATTTAGAAATTCGTGAAGAAGATGGATTAAAAGAACTTCACCAAATCGAATCGATCTTGTTAGCAGATAAAGACAGCGTTATTCAATTGGCAGATGTTGTCAATATAGATAAAGAGATTTCTTGTTTGTTACTGGAATTACCACAACGTGAGATCGGCGGGCAATTACCAGATTACGAAACGCTTGAAGCCATTTCCAACTATTGTCGTGAAAAAAATATTAAAATTCATTTAGATGGGGCTAGACTATATGAAATATTGCCTTATTATCGAAAGTCTGCCCCTGAAATTAGCCGTCTTTTTGATAGTGTTTATGTATCGATGTACAAAGGAATTGGTGGAATTGCAGGAGCAATCTTAGCTGGCGATCACGATTTTATAAAAGATTCTATTGTTTGGAAAAGGAGACAAGGTGGGGATCTAATTAGCCTTTATCCATATATCATTAGCGCTGATTATTATTTCAATAAAAGAGCTCATAAAATGAGCCAATATTATGATGAGGCGGTTGAACTGGCTAGGTATTTTAATCAATGCGAAGGTATTGAAACGAAACCGTTAGTTCCAGTTTCAAATATGTTTCATGTTCACGTTCAGGTATCAGAGGAAAAGCTAGAAACAATTTTAGTAGAGCTTTATGAGGAAACGGGAGTAGGTTTAACGACTAGAATTACAGAAGCAGAAGGTAACAAATGTTTTTTTGAAATGAGTATTGGAGATCGATATTCACTTGTGCCAACTAATGAAGTCGAAAATGTAATTAAAGTACTTGATCGCCGATTAAAAGAGGTCGGGCCAGAAGCTTAG